The following coding sequences lie in one Catharus ustulatus isolate bCatUst1 chromosome 5, bCatUst1.pri.v2, whole genome shotgun sequence genomic window:
- the RBPJ gene encoding recombining binding protein suppressor of hairless isoform X2: MRNYLKERGDQTVLILHAKVAQKSYGNEKRFFCPPPCVYLMGSGWKKKKEQMERDGCTEQESQPCAFIGIGNSDQEMQQLNLEGKNYCTAKTLYISDSDKRKHFMLSVKMFYGNSDDIGVFLSKRIKVISKPSKKKQSLKNADLCIASGTKVALFNRLRSQTVSTRYLHVEGGNFHASSQQWGAFYIHLLDDDESEGEEFTVRDGYIHYGQTVKLVCSVTGMALPRLIIRKVDKQTALLDADDPVSQLHKCAFYLKDTERMYLCLSQERIIQFQATPCPKEPNKEMINDGASWTIISTDKAEYTFYEGMGPVHAPVTPVPVVESLQLNGGGDVAMLELTGQNFTPNLRVWFGDVEAETMYRCAESMLCVVPDISAFREGWRWVRQPVQVPVTLVRNDGIIYSTSLTFTYTPEPGPRPHCSAAGAILRANSSLMASNETNTNSEGSYTSVSTNPTNVTSSTATVVS, from the exons GTTCTTTTGTCCTCCTCCATGCGTGTATCTCATGGGCAGtggatggaagaaaaaaaaagagcaaatggAGCGGGATGGTTGCACTGAGCAGGAGTCACAACCTTGCGCCTTTATTGGGATAGGAAACAGTGACcaagaaatgcagcagctgaacTTGGAAGGAAAG AATTATTGCACTGCCAAAACGTTATACATATCAGACTCAGACAAGAGAAAGCACTTCATGTTATCGGTAAAAATGTTCTATGGCAATAGTGATGACATTGGTGTGTTCCTCAGTAAACGGATCAAAGTCATTTCCAAACCTTCTAAAAAGAAGCAGTCACTGAAAAATGCAGACT TATGTATTGCATCAGGGACAAAAGTGGCACTATTTAATAGACTTCGATCACAAACAGTTAGCACCAGATATTTGCACGTAGAAGGTGGTAATTTCCATGCCAGTTCACAACAGTGGGGAGCATTTTACATTCACCTCT TGGATGATGATGAATCAGAAGGAGAAGAATTCACAGTGAGAGATGGCTACATTCATTATGGGCAGACTGTCAAACTTGTATGCTCAGTTACTGGCATGGCACTCCCGAGACTG ATAATTCGAAAAGTAGATAAACAAACAGCATTATTGGATGCAGATGATCCAGTATCACAGCTCCATAAGTGTGCATTTTACCTTAAAGACACTGAGAGAATGTATTTGTGCCTTTCCCAGGAGAGAATAATCCAGTTTCAA GCCACTCCATGCCCAAAAGAACCAAATAAAGAAATGATTAACGATGGAGCTTCTTGGACAATCATTAGCACAGACAAAGCAGAATATACATTTTATGAGGGGATGGGTCCAGTCCATGCTCCAGTGACACCTGTGCCTGTTGTGGAAAGTCTTCAA TTGAATGGTGGTGGGGATGTAGCAATGTTGGAACTTACAGGACAGAACTTCACTCCAAATTTACGTGTCTGGTTTGGGGATGTGGAAGCTGAAACTATGTACAG ATGTGCAGAGAGCATGCTTTGTGTGGTTCCAGACATTTCTGCATTTCGAGAGGGTTGGAGGTGGGTCCGACAGCCAGTCCAGGTTCCAGTAACTTTGGTCCGTAACGATGGCATAATTTACTCCACCAGCCTTACCTTCACATACACACCGGAACCAGGGCCACGGccacactgcagtgctgctggagcaatCCTCAGAGCCAACTCAAGCCTCATGGCTTCCaatgaaacaaacacaaacagtgAGGGAAGTTACACAAGCGTCAGCACAAACCCCACCAATGTCACATCATCTACGGCAACTGTAGTTTCCTAA